The following are from one region of the Phycisphaerae bacterium genome:
- a CDS encoding sodium:proton antiporter codes for MKKVLVFSILLVLGLAGSQLLPSLVGDAYKPLQDAIRFLTMVGLSFIMIHVGYEFEIDKSRLRQYGWDYVVAATAAAFPWVFCCLYFIFVMLPSEIWSSWPIWKESLLASRFAAPTSAGVLFSMLAAAGLSATWVFRKARILAIFDDLDTVLLMIPLKMAMVGPRWQLGVIILIMGVLLWIGFRWLHRVRMPVSWPWVLGYSAAIAGASEIIYRFSKFFDDTVPIHIEVLLPAFVLGCIMAHPKGQDPHADDSREGHQEGPESPEEQKVSTIISAVFMVLVGLSMPLFLGSASSEAKASVSASALTTATPAMSAAQIALHVLLITVIANLGKMFCVLCYRREASLRERLAVAIGMWPRGEVGAGVLVLSLSYGIGGPVVVVAMLSLAVNLLLTGVFIWFIKKLLRTAA; via the coding sequence ATGAAAAAAGTCCTTGTTTTCTCGATTCTTCTGGTTCTCGGCCTGGCGGGATCGCAGTTGCTTCCCTCGCTGGTTGGCGACGCCTACAAACCTCTCCAGGATGCCATCCGATTCCTGACGATGGTCGGGCTGTCATTCATCATGATTCACGTCGGGTACGAGTTCGAGATCGACAAGTCCCGACTGCGCCAATACGGGTGGGATTACGTCGTCGCGGCGACGGCGGCGGCGTTTCCGTGGGTCTTCTGCTGCCTTTACTTCATCTTCGTCATGCTGCCGAGCGAGATCTGGTCCTCCTGGCCCATCTGGAAGGAATCGCTGCTGGCGTCGCGGTTTGCGGCACCGACCTCGGCCGGCGTGCTCTTCAGCATGCTGGCGGCCGCCGGACTCAGCGCCACCTGGGTGTTTCGCAAGGCGCGGATACTGGCCATCTTCGACGACCTGGACACCGTTCTGCTGATGATTCCGCTGAAGATGGCTATGGTCGGTCCGCGCTGGCAGCTTGGCGTGATCATCCTGATCATGGGCGTGCTGCTCTGGATCGGATTCCGCTGGCTCCACCGGGTTCGCATGCCCGTCTCCTGGCCCTGGGTGCTGGGGTATTCGGCGGCAATCGCCGGTGCTTCGGAGATCATCTATCGCTTCAGCAAATTCTTCGACGATACGGTGCCCATCCACATCGAGGTATTGCTGCCCGCCTTCGTGTTGGGCTGCATCATGGCTCATCCCAAGGGGCAGGATCCGCACGCCGATGACAGCCGCGAGGGCCACCAGGAAGGTCCTGAATCACCCGAGGAGCAGAAGGTCTCGACCATCATCTCCGCGGTGTTCATGGTTCTGGTGGGGCTTTCCATGCCGCTGTTCCTGGGCAGCGCGTCCTCGGAGGCGAAGGCCTCCGTCTCGGCCAGTGCCCTCACAACAGCCACGCCGGCGATGAGCGCCGCGCAAATCGCCCTGCACGTGCTGCTCATCACCGTGATTGCCAACCTGGGGAAGATGTTCTGTGTTCTGTGCTACCGGCGCGAGGCGTCGCTTCGGGAGCGCCTGGCGGTCGCCATCGGCATGTGGCCTCGCGGCGAGGTCGGTGCCGGAGTCCTCGTCCTGTCCCTTTCCTACGGCATCGGCGGTCCCGTTGTGGTCGTCGCCATGCTGTCACTGGCGGTGAATCTGCTCCTGACCGGCGTGTTTATCTGGTTTATCAAGAAGCTCCTTCGCACGGCGGCTTGA
- a CDS encoding thrombospondin type 3 repeat-containing protein gives MSPQKRSFPAGTTEVVHTAKDIFGNKSFCRQKITVELPDSDGDRIPDCNDLCPTVTALSPTGCPGICLDPEADGVCSATDNCPRVFNPEQLDADGDGFGDACDECPDDAGKNLPGICGCGVADTDTDGDGIANCTDQCPGTAAGVLVDAAGCPVEPEPPQPLPDADGDGVSDDADACPDTPAGEAVDEVGCPLEPEPPQVLDADGDGVSDEMDDCPDTPANTAVDEVGCPLPADSDGDGVADAEDACPDTPAGTSVNAAGCPQGIGRLPFPFMCGSMGMIGWAFLGLGLTTLALARRRPI, from the coding sequence ATGTCGCCTCAGAAGCGGAGCTTCCCCGCCGGTACGACCGAAGTCGTTCACACCGCGAAGGACATCTTCGGCAACAAGAGCTTCTGCCGCCAGAAGATCACCGTGGAACTGCCTGATTCTGACGGCGACCGAATCCCCGACTGTAATGATCTTTGTCCGACGGTTACTGCCTTGTCTCCTACGGGGTGTCCCGGCATCTGCCTGGATCCGGAGGCCGACGGTGTGTGTTCCGCGACGGACAATTGCCCTCGGGTCTTCAATCCCGAGCAGCTTGATGCCGACGGCGACGGCTTCGGCGATGCGTGCGACGAATGTCCCGATGATGCGGGAAAAAACCTCCCCGGGATTTGCGGGTGCGGCGTGGCCGATACCGACACCGACGGCGACGGCATCGCAAACTGCACCGATCAGTGTCCGGGTACGGCCGCTGGCGTCCTCGTCGATGCCGCCGGCTGTCCGGTCGAACCTGAGCCGCCTCAGCCCCTTCCCGACGCCGACGGCGACGGCGTGAGTGACGACGCGGACGCCTGTCCCGATACGCCGGCCGGTGAAGCGGTGGACGAAGTCGGCTGTCCGCTCGAACCGGAGCCGCCGCAGGTGCTTGACGCCGACGGCGACGGTGTGTCCGACGAGATGGACGACTGCCCGGACACCCCCGCCAATACCGCCGTTGACGAAGTCGGGTGCCCGCTTCCCGCGGATTCCGACGGGGACGGTGTCGCCGACGCCGAGGATGCCTGTCCGGATACGCCGGCGGGAACGAGCGTGAACGCCGCGGGCTGCCCGCAGGGCATTGGACGGCTGCCCTTCCCCTTCATGTGCGGGAGCATGGGCATGATCGGATGGGCGTTCCTGGGGCTGGGGCTGACGACGCTGGCCCTGGCGCGACGAAGACCGATCTGA
- a CDS encoding triose-phosphate isomerase, with product MRTPLIAGNWKMHKTLREAQELSGAIREGLQDVRGVDVLLCPPFPYLLPVGEAVSGSPILLGAQNVHEEPQGAFTGEVSVSMLVDAGCKYVIIGHSERRHVFGESGHRLAKKVRAAVSGGLNVIYCVGETLEEREAEQTNGVIHRQLEEVVAKDVPIERLTIAYEPVWAIGTGKNATPSQAQDVHAFIRPHLAGVYGAAGADKIRILYGGSVKPGNAADLLSQPDIDGALVGGACLVAADFLAIISAARP from the coding sequence ATGCGAACTCCGCTTATTGCCGGCAACTGGAAGATGCACAAGACGCTCCGCGAAGCGCAGGAGCTTTCCGGAGCGATCCGGGAGGGGCTGCAAGATGTTCGCGGCGTGGACGTGCTTCTCTGTCCGCCGTTTCCGTATCTCTTGCCGGTGGGCGAGGCGGTTTCGGGATCGCCCATTCTTCTCGGTGCCCAGAACGTTCATGAGGAGCCGCAGGGGGCGTTCACGGGTGAAGTTTCTGTTTCCATGCTCGTGGACGCAGGGTGCAAGTACGTGATTATCGGACACAGCGAGCGCCGGCATGTCTTCGGTGAAAGCGGACATCGCCTGGCCAAAAAGGTCCGGGCGGCCGTAAGTGGTGGACTGAACGTCATTTACTGCGTCGGCGAGACGCTGGAGGAGCGCGAGGCGGAGCAGACCAACGGCGTGATCCACCGCCAGTTGGAAGAGGTTGTTGCCAAGGACGTGCCGATCGAGCGGCTCACCATTGCCTACGAGCCGGTCTGGGCCATCGGAACAGGCAAAAACGCCACGCCGTCCCAGGCCCAGGACGTTCACGCGTTTATCCGCCCGCATCTGGCGGGGGTTTACGGGGCGGCTGGAGCGGATAAAATTCGCATCCTTTACGGCGGAAGTGTTAAACCAGGGAATGCTGCGGATCTCCTTTCGCAGCCGGACATTGACGGGGCGCTGGTTGGGGGCGCCTGTCTGGTAGCCGCCGACTTTCTCGCTATCATATCCGCAGCGCGGCCGTGA
- the secG gene encoding preprotein translocase subunit SecG, whose amino-acid sequence MLILAEMTWTQWFLAGLIITSCVLLMVVILLQKGRGEGLAGALGGGGGGAFGSKTGDMFTWVTVVLASIVLLLSVVSNFAFDPTRGREAAATAPAPEQPAQSPTPAPMTVPITVNENGNIEMPPGMEGVLNVTTDAGKAPPAEQKTPAASGSAPAEETPKDSAGTPAPQEEPKKPEGGTAP is encoded by the coding sequence ATGTTGATTCTTGCGGAAATGACGTGGACACAGTGGTTTCTGGCCGGGTTGATCATCACCTCCTGCGTGTTGCTGATGGTCGTCATCCTGCTTCAGAAGGGACGTGGCGAGGGTCTGGCCGGGGCGCTCGGCGGTGGAGGCGGCGGAGCGTTCGGCTCCAAGACAGGCGACATGTTCACCTGGGTGACGGTCGTGCTGGCCTCGATCGTCCTGCTGCTTTCGGTGGTGTCGAACTTCGCGTTTGATCCGACCCGAGGGCGCGAGGCCGCCGCGACAGCGCCCGCTCCGGAGCAACCGGCACAATCGCCAACGCCGGCGCCGATGACCGTTCCGATTACGGTCAATGAGAACGGCAACATTGAGATGCCGCCGGGCATGGAAGGCGTGCTGAACGTAACCACCGATGCGGGCAAGGCCCCGCCTGCTGAGCAGAAGACCCCGGCCGCTTCGGGGTCGGCGCCGGCAGAGGAGACGCCCAAGGACAGCGCCGGCACACCCGCGCCGCAGGAAGAGCCCAAGAAGCCGGAGGGCGGCACCGCTCCATGA
- a CDS encoding YicC family protein, whose amino-acid sequence MILSMTGYGSASCVADGVSYLVEVRSVNHRYLKLNIRLPDAWQFVEAAVDRVLRRRLSRGSVSCTLRIRSEGIGGMPPLNLDVAQNYADALSSIRLPYGIQATIDLSALAGLPGVSETSEIDDETRQEQQRRVEQLTDEACDSLMAMRRDEGAVLRSALVDFCDRLREHLAFIQERAPKVVVEYKDRLQSRVATLMAAGGFELQQDALAREIAIYAERCDISEEITRFVSHLGQFGELCDRPEPVGRTLDFLAQELLREANTIASKSADAEIAWAVVEMKGLIDRLKEQVQNVE is encoded by the coding sequence ATGATTCTGTCGATGACGGGATACGGATCGGCCTCGTGTGTGGCGGACGGCGTCAGCTACCTGGTCGAAGTCCGAAGCGTCAATCACCGTTATCTCAAGCTCAATATCCGGCTGCCGGACGCATGGCAGTTCGTCGAGGCCGCGGTCGATCGCGTGCTTCGCCGTCGGTTGAGTCGCGGTAGTGTTTCCTGCACGCTGCGAATTCGATCCGAAGGGATCGGGGGCATGCCGCCGCTGAATCTGGACGTCGCCCAGAACTACGCGGACGCGCTTTCAAGCATTCGCCTGCCTTACGGAATTCAAGCGACGATCGACTTGAGCGCACTGGCCGGTCTTCCGGGGGTCAGCGAGACGTCCGAGATCGACGACGAGACCCGGCAGGAGCAGCAGCGCCGCGTTGAGCAACTGACCGACGAGGCCTGCGACTCGCTGATGGCCATGCGCCGCGATGAAGGGGCCGTGCTCCGGTCGGCGCTGGTCGATTTCTGCGACCGCCTTCGTGAGCACCTGGCGTTCATCCAGGAAAGGGCTCCCAAGGTGGTGGTCGAATACAAGGATCGGCTGCAAAGCCGCGTTGCCACGCTCATGGCCGCCGGTGGGTTCGAATTGCAGCAGGATGCGCTGGCCCGCGAGATCGCCATCTACGCGGAACGATGCGACATCAGCGAGGAGATCACCCGATTCGTGTCGCACCTGGGCCAATTCGGCGAGCTTTGTGATCGCCCGGAGCCGGTGGGGCGGACGCTGGATTTTCTGGCGCAGGAGCTTCTGCGTGAGGCCAATACGATCGCATCGAAAAGTGCCGACGCGGAGATCGCCTGGGCCGTGGTGGAAATGAAGGGACTGATCGACCGCCTGAAGGAGCAGGTTCAGAATGTCGAGTGA
- the gmk gene encoding guanylate kinase, with translation MSSDTGSSRGNERGRLVVISGPSGTGKSSICDALLERLPNAVWSVSVTTRRPRPGDVDGKTYRFVDAAEFDRRAERGEFLEWAEYCGQRYGTPRRAVEEAVASGNIIVLEIDVQGGIQVARAMPESIRIFILPPDPATLRARLEGRRTEGAEELQRRLEKADGEIAVARDSGCYPHFVVNDDLEESIGRVLQIIRENQAI, from the coding sequence ATGTCGAGTGACACAGGCTCGTCACGAGGAAACGAGCGCGGCCGGCTGGTGGTGATCAGCGGTCCGTCGGGAACGGGTAAATCCTCGATATGCGACGCGTTGCTGGAGCGCCTTCCCAACGCAGTGTGGAGCGTGTCCGTCACGACGCGCCGCCCACGTCCGGGCGACGTGGACGGGAAGACGTATCGTTTCGTGGACGCCGCGGAGTTCGACCGCCGCGCCGAGCGGGGCGAGTTTCTGGAATGGGCGGAATACTGCGGGCAGCGCTACGGCACGCCGCGCCGCGCGGTCGAGGAGGCCGTCGCTTCCGGCAACATCATCGTGCTGGAAATCGACGTGCAGGGCGGCATCCAGGTGGCCCGGGCGATGCCCGAGTCGATCCGCATCTTCATCCTGCCGCCCGATCCGGCGACGCTGCGGGCGCGACTGGAAGGGCGGCGGACCGAAGGGGCCGAGGAGTTGCAGCGTCGACTGGAGAAGGCCGACGGGGAAATCGCCGTGGCGCGGGACAGCGGGTGCTATCCCCATTTCGTGGTGAATGACGACCTGGAGGAGAGCATCGGGCGCGTCCTCCAGATCATCCGGGAGAACCAAGCGATATGA
- a CDS encoding DNA-directed RNA polymerase subunit omega, with the protein MIEALRHEELVNKVGGHFKLTVLIQRRWLQLIQGARPMVDDRGLTPMEVVVKEILEDKICLEEVEAEDLEAAANE; encoded by the coding sequence ATGATCGAGGCACTGCGACACGAGGAGTTGGTGAACAAGGTGGGCGGGCACTTCAAGCTGACGGTGCTGATCCAGCGGCGCTGGCTTCAGCTCATCCAGGGCGCGCGTCCCATGGTGGACGATCGCGGCCTCACCCCCATGGAGGTGGTTGTCAAGGAGATCCTCGAGGACAAAATCTGCCTGGAGGAAGTCGAAGCCGAAGACCTGGAAGCGGCGGCCAATGAGTGA
- a CDS encoding phosphopantothenoylcysteine decarboxylase, with protein MADREVVVGVSGGIAAYKTAEVVSRLVQRGAGVTVAMTAAAREFVGPVTFQALSGRRVLTSMWTPEDPSDVQHIRRTDEAGLVLLAPATANLIGKIAAGIADDIVTTLVVSAASPVLIAPAMNARMWGNVVVQRNVHTLKELGFHFVGPGEGWLACRTVGAGRMAEPAEILEAAVALLKSAPPRPNQKG; from the coding sequence CTGGCGGACCGCGAGGTCGTCGTCGGCGTTTCCGGCGGGATCGCCGCGTACAAGACGGCCGAGGTCGTATCACGCCTCGTGCAGCGCGGCGCCGGGGTGACCGTGGCCATGACGGCCGCGGCGCGCGAATTCGTCGGTCCGGTCACGTTTCAGGCGCTTTCCGGGCGACGCGTGCTCACCTCGATGTGGACGCCGGAGGATCCTTCCGACGTGCAGCATATCCGCCGCACGGACGAAGCGGGCCTTGTCCTGCTGGCCCCCGCCACGGCCAACCTGATCGGCAAGATTGCCGCCGGGATCGCCGATGACATCGTTACGACACTCGTGGTCTCGGCCGCATCACCCGTGCTCATCGCCCCGGCCATGAACGCTCGCATGTGGGGTAACGTCGTCGTCCAGCGAAACGTACACACGTTGAAGGAACTGGGTTTTCATTTTGTCGGTCCGGGTGAGGGTTGGCTGGCCTGCCGCACCGTGGGCGCGGGGCGCATGGCCGAACCCGCGGAAATCCTCGAAGCAGCGGTTGCGCTGCTGAAGTCCGCGCCGCCGCGTCCGAATCAGAAGGGCTGA
- a CDS encoding phosphopantothenoylcysteine decarboxylase — MLRLLITAGPTREHIDPVRFLSNASTGRMGVAIATAAAARGHDVHLVVGPVDIPVPEGVHVHRVISAVDMLEACLQLFPECHAAVMTAAVCDYRPAKRETRKLPKHERGLTLALEPTPDICARLGAVKEHRVVVGFALEDHDHRAHAEEKLRRKNCDAIVLNTPENIAADQGRVEVLRAQGGWSLPLEGSKGMIAESLVSLLEDLVSTR, encoded by the coding sequence TTGCTTCGCTTGCTGATCACCGCCGGTCCGACGCGCGAGCATATCGATCCCGTACGGTTCCTTTCCAACGCCTCCACGGGACGAATGGGTGTGGCCATCGCCACGGCCGCGGCCGCGCGGGGACACGACGTGCATCTCGTCGTCGGCCCCGTCGACATCCCGGTTCCCGAGGGTGTTCACGTTCATCGCGTGATCAGCGCGGTCGACATGCTCGAAGCTTGCCTGCAACTTTTCCCGGAGTGCCACGCCGCTGTTATGACTGCCGCCGTGTGCGACTACCGCCCCGCGAAGCGCGAGACGCGCAAGCTGCCCAAGCACGAACGAGGCCTGACCCTCGCCCTGGAGCCCACGCCGGATATCTGTGCCCGTCTCGGGGCGGTCAAGGAGCACCGCGTGGTTGTGGGGTTCGCGCTGGAGGATCACGACCACCGGGCCCACGCCGAGGAGAAACTGCGCCGCAAGAACTGCGACGCGATCGTGCTCAACACGCCGGAGAACATTGCCGCAGACCAGGGCCGGGTCGAGGTCCTCCGTGCCCAGGGCGGATGGTCGCTCCCGCTGGAAGGATCGAAGGGCATGATTGCCGAGTCGCTCGTGAGCCTTCTCGAAGACCTGGTCAGTACCCGGTGA